In Streptantibioticus cattleyicolor NRRL 8057 = DSM 46488, a genomic segment contains:
- the greA gene encoding transcription elongation factor GreA, translating into MTQTSDNVTWLTQEAYDQLKAELEDLSGPKRAEIVAKIEEARQEGDLKENAGYHAAREDQGKLEARIVQLTHLLQHAKVGEAPADNGVVAPGMVVTIAFDGDPDDTLTFLLGSREYVSDKLDTYSPQSPLGSAVNGKKAGDEASYEMPNGGKATVKILQTRPYEG; encoded by the coding sequence GTGACCCAGACCAGCGACAACGTCACCTGGCTGACCCAGGAGGCGTATGACCAGCTCAAGGCCGAGCTGGAAGACCTGTCGGGTCCCAAACGCGCCGAGATCGTGGCCAAGATCGAGGAAGCCCGCCAGGAAGGTGACCTCAAGGAGAACGCCGGCTACCACGCGGCACGCGAGGACCAGGGCAAGCTGGAGGCGCGCATCGTCCAGCTGACCCACCTGCTCCAGCACGCCAAGGTCGGCGAGGCCCCGGCGGACAACGGGGTGGTCGCTCCCGGCATGGTGGTCACGATCGCCTTCGACGGTGACCCGGACGACACCCTGACGTTCCTGCTGGGCTCGCGCGAGTACGTCTCCGACAAGCTGGACACCTACTCGCCGCAGTCGCCGCTGGGCAGCGCCGTCAACGGCAAGAAGGCCGGCGACGAGGCCAGCTACGAGATGCCCAACGGCGGCAAGGCCACCGTGAAGATCCTCCAGACCCGGCCGTACGAGGGCTGA
- a CDS encoding sigma factor-like helix-turn-helix DNA-binding protein: MVGTRRQARRRRRDREFAAFTAGAAGRLLHLATLLAGDPADGERLLIAALARTYADWFRLRGDDPYVRTRQELAARFGRRARRYRRPRRGLLAPLPPAQRLALVLQLYEGLPAEQTAAHLGLPPEKVRTLCLRALAAVRSTR, encoded by the coding sequence ATGGTGGGTACGCGTCGTCAGGCCCGGCGCCGTCGCAGGGACCGCGAGTTCGCGGCGTTCACCGCCGGCGCGGCCGGACGGCTGCTGCACCTCGCCACCCTGCTCGCCGGCGACCCCGCGGACGGCGAGCGGCTGCTGATCGCCGCGCTGGCCCGTACCTACGCCGACTGGTTCCGGCTGCGCGGCGACGACCCGTACGTGCGCACCCGCCAGGAGCTGGCCGCCCGCTTCGGCCGCCGCGCCCGCCGCTACCGCCGGCCGCGCCGCGGACTCCTCGCCCCGCTGCCGCCCGCCCAGCGTCTCGCCCTCGTCCTCCAGCTGTACGAGGGGCTCCCCGCCGAACAGACCGCCGCCCACCTCGGGCTGCCGCCGGAGAAGGTGCGCACCCTGTGCCTGCGGGCGCTGGCCGCCGTACGGAGCACCCGGTGA
- a CDS encoding DUF4307 domain-containing protein — MSAVRDRVPEGRYGRAPRGRYGRSADQAKDRTLRVLGTVLGGLLVVALGVGGWWYMSANDVSGQVVTFRVVSDTRVDAHLEVVKDAGQSAVCTLRSQSADQTEVGRKDVTVSGPGTRVEADVTIRTTARGTTAELLSCKAAGGR; from the coding sequence ATGAGCGCGGTGCGCGACCGGGTGCCGGAGGGGCGTTACGGACGGGCGCCCCGGGGGCGCTACGGGCGCTCCGCCGACCAGGCGAAGGACCGCACGCTCAGGGTGCTCGGCACGGTGCTCGGCGGCCTGCTGGTGGTCGCGCTCGGGGTGGGCGGCTGGTGGTACATGTCGGCCAACGACGTCAGCGGCCAGGTCGTCACCTTCCGGGTCGTCTCCGACACGCGGGTCGACGCCCATCTGGAGGTCGTCAAGGACGCCGGGCAGAGCGCCGTGTGCACGCTGCGTTCGCAGTCGGCCGACCAGACCGAGGTGGGTCGCAAGGACGTCACCGTCTCCGGCCCCGGCACCCGCGTCGAGGCCGATGTGACGATCCGCACCACCGCCCGCGGCACCACCGCGGAGCTGCTGAGCTGCAAGGCGGCCGGCGGGCGCTGA
- the ilvA gene encoding threonine ammonia-lyase, protein MAVSTPGATGTVTLDDVRAALRTLAGVARVTALEGSRHLSALVGAPVYFKCENLQRTGSFKVRGAYVRIARLSAAERAAGVVAASAGNHAQGVALAATLLGVRATVFMPEETPLPKVAATREYGAEVRLHGQVVDESLRAAQRYAAHTGAVLIHPFDHPDVVAGQGTVGLEILRQCPEVATIVVGMGGGGLAAGIAVAVKAVRPAVRVVGVQAEGAACYPPSLAAGRPLALDAPVTMADGMRVARPGDIPFRIVGELVDEIRTVTEDALSRALLLCLERAKLVVEPAGASPVAAVLADPSAFAGPVVAVLSGGNVDPLLMQRVLTHGMAAAGRYLSLRLRLADRPGALALLLAVLSEAGANVLDVGHVRTDPHLGLTEVEVELHLETKGPEHCSLVVQALEQAGYRVTC, encoded by the coding sequence ATGGCAGTCAGCACACCCGGCGCCACCGGCACCGTCACCCTCGACGACGTACGCGCCGCGCTGCGGACGCTGGCCGGGGTGGCCCGGGTCACCGCGCTGGAGGGCAGCCGGCACCTGAGCGCGCTGGTCGGCGCCCCGGTGTACTTCAAGTGCGAGAACCTGCAACGCACCGGGTCGTTCAAGGTGCGCGGCGCCTACGTGCGCATCGCCCGGCTGTCGGCGGCGGAGCGGGCGGCCGGGGTGGTCGCGGCGAGCGCCGGCAACCACGCGCAGGGGGTGGCGCTGGCCGCCACGCTGCTCGGGGTGCGGGCCACCGTGTTCATGCCGGAGGAGACCCCGTTGCCGAAGGTGGCGGCCACCCGTGAGTACGGCGCCGAGGTGCGGCTGCACGGGCAGGTGGTGGACGAGTCGCTGCGTGCCGCCCAGCGGTACGCGGCGCACACCGGCGCGGTGCTGATCCACCCCTTCGACCACCCGGACGTGGTGGCCGGGCAGGGCACGGTGGGGCTGGAGATCCTGCGGCAGTGCCCGGAGGTGGCCACGATCGTGGTGGGCATGGGCGGCGGCGGGCTGGCGGCCGGGATCGCGGTGGCCGTCAAGGCGGTGCGCCCGGCGGTGCGGGTGGTGGGGGTGCAGGCGGAGGGGGCGGCGTGCTATCCGCCGTCGCTGGCGGCCGGGCGCCCGCTGGCGCTGGACGCGCCGGTGACCATGGCCGACGGCATGCGGGTGGCGCGCCCCGGGGACATCCCGTTCCGGATCGTCGGCGAGCTGGTGGACGAGATCCGCACGGTGACCGAGGACGCGCTCTCCCGGGCGCTGCTGCTCTGCCTGGAGCGGGCCAAGCTGGTGGTGGAGCCGGCCGGGGCCAGTCCGGTGGCGGCGGTGCTGGCGGATCCGTCGGCGTTCGCGGGGCCGGTGGTCGCGGTGCTCTCCGGGGGCAACGTGGACCCGTTGCTGATGCAGCGCGTCCTCACCCACGGCATGGCGGCGGCCGGGCGCTACCTGTCGCTGCGGCTGCGGCTGGCGGACCGCCCGGGCGCGCTGGCGCTGCTGCTGGCGGTGCTCTCCGAGGCGGGCGCCAACGTGCTCGACGTGGGCCACGTGCGCACCGACCCCCACCTCGGCCTCACCGAGGTCGAAGTGGAGCTCCACCTGGAGACCAAGGGGCCGGAGCACTGCTCGCTGGTGGTCCAGGCGCTGGAGCAGGCCGGCTACCGGGTGACGTGCTGA
- a CDS encoding MarR family winged helix-turn-helix transcriptional regulator, giving the protein MPTSVDLTTTALYERLQHEVALFARRAEQTRLGGVGKARNSMDRAAYLLLNRLDREGAMGVKALAEGMGIDSSTVTRQVAPLVESGLVKRTSHPEDGRAVVLALSPRGRARLEEVRASRRKLMAVVTDDWSEDEREMFCTLLARFNAALSDYHNAGPREER; this is encoded by the coding sequence ATGCCGACCTCCGTTGACCTGACGACCACCGCACTCTACGAGCGCCTCCAGCACGAGGTCGCGCTCTTCGCCCGCCGGGCGGAGCAGACCCGGCTCGGTGGCGTCGGCAAGGCCCGCAACTCCATGGACCGCGCCGCCTACCTGCTGCTCAACCGGCTGGACCGGGAGGGCGCCATGGGGGTTAAGGCGCTCGCCGAAGGCATGGGCATCGACTCCTCCACGGTGACCCGGCAGGTCGCGCCGCTCGTGGAGTCCGGCCTGGTCAAGCGGACCTCGCACCCCGAGGACGGCCGGGCCGTGGTGCTCGCGCTCTCCCCGCGCGGCCGGGCCCGGCTGGAGGAGGTACGCGCCTCCCGCCGCAAGCTGATGGCGGTGGTGACCGACGACTGGAGCGAGGACGAACGCGAGATGTTCTGCACGCTGCTGGCCCGGTTCAACGCGGCGCTGTCCGACTACCACAACGCCGGGCCGCGTGAAGAGCGCTGA
- a CDS encoding daunorubicin resistance protein DrrA family ABC transporter ATP-binding protein, whose protein sequence is MAAAIHAEGLVKTFGGVRALDGVDLDVPEGTVLGLLGPNGAGKTTTVRVLTTLLRPDSGRAMVAGIDVLAHPNEVRRSIGLSGQFAAVDEYLTGRENLRMVGRLYQMPSRAAKARADELLERFNLADAADRPAKTYSGGMRRRLDLAAALVVRPPVMFMDEPTTGLDPRNRQQLWEVIKELVAGGTTLLLTTQYLEEADHLAHDIAVVDHGRVIARGTSDQLKARTGGERVEVVVHDAELLPTAAEVMNGFAKAAATVETHTRRITAPVTGGAKLLAEVIRELDTRGIEIDDIGLRRPTLDDVFLSLTGHAADEAARPEEAAK, encoded by the coding sequence ATGGCAGCCGCCATCCACGCCGAAGGGCTGGTGAAGACCTTCGGCGGAGTACGGGCCCTGGACGGCGTCGACCTCGACGTACCGGAGGGCACCGTGCTCGGCCTGCTCGGGCCCAACGGCGCGGGGAAGACCACCACCGTCCGGGTGCTGACCACCTTGCTGCGGCCGGACAGCGGCCGGGCCATGGTGGCCGGGATCGACGTCCTGGCACACCCCAACGAGGTGCGCCGCTCCATCGGCCTGTCCGGCCAGTTCGCCGCCGTCGACGAATACCTCACCGGCCGGGAGAACCTCCGGATGGTCGGACGGCTCTACCAGATGCCGTCCCGCGCGGCCAAGGCCCGCGCCGACGAACTGCTGGAACGTTTCAACCTCGCCGACGCCGCCGACCGCCCGGCCAAGACCTACTCCGGCGGCATGCGGCGGCGCCTGGACCTGGCCGCCGCGCTGGTGGTCCGGCCGCCGGTGATGTTCATGGACGAGCCCACCACCGGCCTCGACCCCCGCAACCGGCAGCAACTGTGGGAGGTGATCAAGGAGTTGGTGGCCGGCGGCACCACCTTGCTGCTGACCACCCAGTACCTGGAGGAGGCCGACCACCTCGCCCACGACATCGCCGTGGTCGACCACGGCCGGGTCATCGCCCGCGGCACCTCCGACCAGCTCAAGGCGCGCACCGGCGGCGAACGCGTCGAGGTCGTGGTGCACGACGCGGAACTGCTGCCGACCGCCGCCGAGGTGATGAACGGCTTCGCCAAGGCCGCCGCCACCGTGGAGACCCACACCCGGCGGATCACCGCCCCCGTCACCGGCGGCGCCAAGCTCCTCGCCGAGGTCATCCGCGAACTCGACACCCGGGGCATAGAGATCGACGACATCGGACTGCGCCGCCCCACCCTGGACGACGTCTTCCTGTCGCTCACCGGCCACGCGGCCGACGAGGCGGCCCGGCCCGAGGAGGCGGCCAAGTGA
- a CDS encoding ABC transporter permease, with translation MTSTSLAPRARGGPVQAVRDSLVIAQRNIIRMLRIPEMVIFGLIQPIMFVVLFTYVFGGSIRVGGSLSQQSYREFLMAGIFAQTVTFATAGAGAGIADDMHKGLIDRFRSLPMSRGAVLTGRTLADLVQTALTLVVLAGVALLVGWRTHENIGKVLGGFGLLLLLGYAFSWIGALIGLSVRTPEAATSGGLIWLFPLTFISNAFVDSNNLPAFFRYIAEWNPFSTTVQASRELFGNLPPGFRTPDAWPMQHAVWASVLWSVLILVVFRTLAVRKYRSASA, from the coding sequence ATGACCAGCACCAGCCTCGCCCCCCGCGCCCGCGGCGGCCCGGTCCAGGCGGTCCGCGACTCGCTCGTGATCGCCCAGCGGAACATCATCCGCATGCTCCGGATCCCCGAGATGGTCATCTTCGGGCTGATCCAGCCGATCATGTTCGTGGTGCTCTTCACCTACGTCTTCGGCGGGTCCATACGGGTCGGCGGCTCGCTCTCCCAGCAGAGCTACCGCGAGTTCCTGATGGCGGGGATCTTCGCGCAGACGGTCACCTTCGCCACCGCTGGCGCGGGCGCGGGCATCGCCGACGACATGCACAAGGGGCTGATCGACCGCTTCCGTTCCCTGCCCATGTCACGCGGCGCGGTGCTCACCGGACGCACCCTCGCCGACCTGGTGCAGACGGCGCTCACCCTGGTGGTGCTCGCGGGCGTCGCCCTGCTCGTCGGCTGGCGCACCCACGAGAACATCGGCAAGGTGCTCGGCGGCTTCGGGCTGCTGCTCCTGCTGGGGTACGCCTTCTCGTGGATCGGCGCGCTGATCGGGCTCTCGGTGCGCACCCCGGAGGCGGCCACCTCCGGCGGACTGATCTGGCTGTTCCCGCTGACGTTCATCTCCAACGCCTTCGTGGACTCCAACAACCTGCCGGCGTTCTTCCGGTACATCGCCGAGTGGAACCCGTTCAGCACCACCGTCCAGGCGAGCCGTGAGCTGTTCGGCAACCTGCCGCCCGGCTTCCGGACCCCGGACGCCTGGCCCATGCAGCACGCGGTCTGGGCCTCGGTGCTGTGGTCCGTGCTGATCCTGGTGGTCTTCCGCACCCTGGCGGTGCGCAAGTACCGCTCGGCCTCCGCCTGA
- the mca gene encoding mycothiol conjugate amidase Mca — MTDQLRLMAVHAHPDDESSKGAATMAKYVSEGVDVLVATCTGGERGSILNPKLQGDAYIEANIHEVRRKEMDEARQILGVKQAWLGFVDSGLPEGDPLPPLPEGCFALQDVDEAAGALVKLIREFRPHVITTYDENGGYPHPDHIMTHKISMVAFDAAGDPERYPEAGEAWTPLKLYYNQGFNRPRTVALHEALLARGLESPYGEWLKRWDDMDRPERQITTFVPCADFFEIRDKALIAHATQIDPDGFWFHVPMDLQKEVWPTEDYELARSRVDTSLPESDLFAGIRAAG; from the coding sequence TTGACCGATCAGCTACGACTGATGGCCGTACACGCGCACCCGGACGACGAGTCCAGCAAGGGCGCGGCGACGATGGCGAAGTACGTGTCCGAAGGCGTCGACGTGCTGGTGGCCACCTGCACGGGCGGAGAACGGGGCTCCATCCTCAACCCCAAGCTCCAGGGCGACGCCTACATCGAGGCCAACATCCACGAGGTCCGCCGCAAGGAGATGGACGAGGCGCGGCAGATCCTCGGCGTCAAGCAGGCGTGGCTGGGCTTCGTCGACTCCGGGCTGCCCGAGGGCGACCCGCTGCCCCCGCTGCCCGAGGGGTGCTTCGCCCTGCAGGACGTGGACGAGGCCGCCGGGGCCCTGGTCAAGCTGATCCGCGAGTTCCGGCCGCACGTGATCACCACGTACGACGAGAACGGCGGTTATCCGCACCCCGACCACATCATGACCCACAAGATCTCGATGGTGGCCTTCGACGCGGCCGGCGACCCGGAGCGCTACCCGGAGGCCGGCGAGGCGTGGACGCCGCTGAAGCTCTACTACAACCAGGGCTTCAACCGGCCGCGCACCGTGGCGCTGCACGAGGCGCTGCTCGCCCGCGGCCTGGAGTCGCCCTACGGCGAGTGGCTCAAGCGCTGGGACGACATGGACCGGCCCGAGCGGCAGATCACCACCTTCGTGCCGTGCGCCGACTTCTTCGAGATCCGGGACAAGGCGCTGATCGCCCACGCCACCCAGATCGACCCGGACGGCTTCTGGTTCCACGTGCCGATGGACCTCCAGAAGGAGGTCTGGCCCACCGAGGACTACGAGCTGGCGCGCTCCCGGGTCGATACCTCGCTGCCCGAATCCGACCTCTTCGCGGGCATCCGCGCGGCCGGGTAG